A single genomic interval of Chloracidobacterium validum harbors:
- a CDS encoding Rqc2 family fibronectin-binding protein, with protein sequence MDAFLLSALVTELNDAVARHDQGLLVGKIAVVGQAAIGLDMRRRDGRWLVLVARPHDSAFYSMSRHPGAADAVGEPPFVARLRKALRGARLVGATKTQTERSVTLTFHGFDDAEQPTRWLLRHDLTGHSANLWLLTADECIVDALRPWDGRPGERYQMPRQARHTLTWSDVTPERLPGTSDALETFLRDVVCGCHPRLAREVAFRARSRPPWTAFSEVYQSLVSPQAFFLYALPEGLEVFPLRLTHVPELVPTPFVSAHEAVEARFERRAAQAALAARRRRWQQALGTWRRRIERALDRLDATTRQAQDADRWRRWGELLYANMATAKRTGPGVEVMDYYADEPTPLTIPLESESEDLAAAAQRYFRRYQRAQRALTANAERRTELEAVQATVMRLDTELAQATQVGELDACIVKLREQMPFELQPQEEPLENRTDRARTGEKGGWAGLRRYRGPEGYEIVVGRTSRDNDRLTFELARSHDLWLHAADYPGAHVVIRNPQRKVVPPQVVMAAAELAAYFSQAKQADRVEVRVAERRHVSRPRKGAPGQALVRESRTVTALPREVLPRIA encoded by the coding sequence ATGGACGCCTTTTTATTGTCTGCGCTCGTCACAGAGCTGAATGATGCCGTGGCGCGGCACGACCAGGGCCTACTGGTGGGCAAAATTGCCGTCGTGGGCCAGGCGGCCATTGGGCTTGATATGCGGCGGCGCGACGGACGTTGGCTGGTGCTAGTGGCGCGTCCGCACGACAGTGCTTTCTACTCGATGAGTCGTCACCCCGGCGCGGCTGATGCCGTGGGTGAGCCACCCTTTGTTGCGCGGTTGCGCAAAGCCCTGCGTGGCGCGCGCTTGGTCGGGGCCACGAAAACCCAGACCGAACGTTCGGTGACACTGACCTTCCATGGTTTTGACGATGCCGAGCAGCCAACCCGGTGGCTGCTGCGCCATGATCTAACGGGTCATTCCGCCAACCTTTGGCTACTGACGGCCGATGAGTGCATCGTGGATGCGCTTCGTCCGTGGGACGGTCGTCCTGGAGAGCGGTACCAAATGCCGCGCCAGGCACGCCACACCCTGACTTGGTCTGATGTGACCCCGGAACGGCTGCCGGGTACGTCCGACGCGCTGGAGACGTTTCTGCGTGATGTTGTGTGTGGTTGTCACCCACGGCTGGCACGTGAGGTGGCTTTTCGAGCGCGCAGCCGCCCGCCCTGGACGGCTTTCTCGGAAGTGTATCAATCACTGGTCAGCCCACAGGCCTTTTTCCTGTATGCGTTGCCAGAGGGGCTGGAGGTCTTCCCACTTCGGTTGACCCACGTGCCGGAGTTGGTGCCCACGCCTTTTGTTTCGGCACATGAGGCCGTGGAGGCTCGCTTTGAGCGGCGGGCAGCGCAGGCCGCGCTTGCGGCGCGTCGCCGGCGCTGGCAGCAGGCCCTTGGGACGTGGCGCAGGCGAATCGAACGTGCCCTGGATAGGCTGGATGCCACCACGCGCCAGGCCCAGGACGCCGACCGGTGGCGGCGCTGGGGCGAGTTGCTGTACGCGAACATGGCGACGGCCAAACGAACAGGCCCTGGGGTCGAGGTCATGGACTACTACGCCGACGAGCCGACGCCACTCACTATCCCTTTGGAATCTGAGTCAGAAGACTTGGCGGCGGCGGCCCAGCGTTACTTTCGGCGTTACCAGCGGGCGCAGCGTGCCCTGACGGCGAATGCTGAACGGCGGACCGAGCTTGAGGCTGTCCAGGCGACTGTGATGCGACTTGACACTGAACTGGCGCAGGCCACGCAAGTCGGCGAGCTAGACGCCTGTATCGTGAAGCTACGGGAGCAGATGCCTTTTGAGCTTCAACCCCAGGAAGAGCCACTGGAAAACCGGACTGACCGAGCACGAACCGGGGAGAAGGGAGGTTGGGCCGGTCTGCGGCGTTATCGCGGACCGGAAGGGTATGAAATTGTCGTGGGACGCACTTCACGTGATAACGACCGGCTGACGTTTGAGTTAGCGCGGTCGCATGACCTCTGGTTACATGCGGCAGATTATCCGGGGGCGCATGTCGTCATTCGGAATCCGCAGCGCAAGGTTGTGCCACCACAGGTCGTAATGGCGGCGGCTGAGCTGGCCGCGTACTTTTCCCAAGCCAAGCAGGCTGACCGAGTGGAGGTGCGCGTCGCCGAGCGACGGCATGTATCCCGTCCGCGCAAGGGCGCGCC
- a CDS encoding YajQ family cyclic di-GMP-binding protein, whose amino-acid sequence MAKDNSFDIVSQVDMAEVVNAINQATKEIGQRFDFKGSQSRIELEDHDIVLVSDDEYKLKSVIDILESKLIKRNVPLKALDYGKIEPAAGGTVRQRVTLQQGIPTEKAREIVKFIKDTKAKVQASINGDMVRVSGKDRDVLQEVIAKLRAHDFGIDMQFTNYRSN is encoded by the coding sequence ATGGCAAAGGACAACTCATTCGACATCGTTTCACAGGTTGACATGGCGGAGGTCGTCAACGCCATCAATCAAGCTACGAAAGAAATCGGCCAGCGCTTTGACTTCAAAGGGAGCCAGAGCCGCATTGAGCTAGAAGACCACGACATCGTGTTGGTGTCGGACGATGAATATAAACTCAAGAGCGTGATTGACATCCTTGAATCAAAGCTCATCAAGCGGAACGTGCCGCTCAAGGCGCTCGACTATGGCAAGATCGAGCCGGCTGCCGGTGGCACGGTTCGGCAGCGGGTGACGCTGCAACAGGGCATTCCGACGGAAAAAGCCCGCGAGATTGTCAAATTCATCAAGGACACCAAAGCCAAGGTGCAAGCCTCGATCAACGGCGACATGGTGCGTGTCAGCGGCAAAGACCGCGATGTATTGCAGGAAGTGATTGCCAAGCTGCGCGCGCACGACTTTGGGATCGACATGCAGTTTACCAACTACCGCTCAAACTGA